One genomic segment of Rhizorhabdus phycosphaerae includes these proteins:
- a CDS encoding carboxyl transferase domain-containing protein: MTRLSSNIVPTSDDFAANAAHNGALVEQLRAHVSKAALGGSEAHRERHVARGKLLPRDRVHRLLDAGSPFLEIGQLAANGMYDKDGGPAGAGMIAGIGMVQGRQCMIVANDPTVKGGAYFPMTVKKHLRAQEIARENRLPCIYLVDSGGANLPHQAEVFPDRDHFGRIFFNQAQMSSEGIPQIACVMGSCTAGGAYVPAMSDETVIVRNQGTIFLAGPPLVKAATGEVISAEDLGGGDLHTRKSGVADHLADNDEHALLIVRDIVATLPPPSHAPVNMAEVRPPLYDPAELLGIVPQDVRAPYDVHEVIARLVDGSEFHEFKPLYGTTLVCGFAHIWGQPVAVLANNGVLFSESALKGAHFIELACQRKVPLLFLQNISGFMVGGKYEGEGIAKNGAKLVTAVATASVPKITILIGGSFGAGNYGMCGRAYQPRFLFSWPNSRISVMGGEQAAAVLATVHRDAERWTPEEAEAFKAPIRQKYEDEGNPYYATARMWDDGIIDPTQTRDVLGLALAATLNAPIPDRAQFGIFRM; the protein is encoded by the coding sequence ATGACGCGCCTCAGCTCCAACATCGTCCCAACCTCGGACGACTTCGCCGCTAATGCCGCGCATAATGGCGCGCTGGTCGAGCAGTTGCGCGCACATGTCTCCAAGGCGGCGCTGGGCGGATCGGAGGCCCATCGCGAGCGGCACGTCGCGCGCGGCAAGCTGCTGCCGCGCGATCGGGTACACCGGCTGCTCGACGCGGGTTCGCCCTTCCTCGAAATCGGCCAGCTCGCCGCCAACGGCATGTACGACAAGGACGGAGGTCCAGCCGGCGCCGGTATGATCGCCGGCATCGGCATGGTGCAGGGCCGCCAGTGCATGATCGTGGCGAACGACCCGACCGTGAAGGGCGGCGCCTATTTCCCGATGACGGTGAAGAAGCATCTCCGCGCGCAGGAAATCGCCCGCGAAAACCGCCTGCCCTGCATCTATCTGGTCGACAGCGGCGGCGCCAACCTGCCGCACCAGGCCGAGGTCTTCCCCGATCGCGACCATTTCGGCCGCATCTTCTTCAACCAGGCGCAGATGTCGTCGGAAGGGATCCCGCAGATCGCCTGCGTGATGGGAAGCTGCACGGCTGGAGGCGCCTATGTGCCGGCGATGTCGGATGAGACCGTCATCGTCCGCAACCAGGGGACCATCTTCCTCGCCGGGCCGCCGCTAGTGAAGGCGGCGACGGGCGAGGTGATCAGCGCCGAAGATCTGGGCGGCGGCGACCTGCACACCCGCAAGTCGGGGGTTGCCGACCATCTGGCGGACAATGACGAACATGCGCTGCTGATCGTGCGCGACATCGTTGCGACGCTGCCGCCGCCGTCGCATGCGCCGGTCAACATGGCCGAGGTCCGCCCGCCGCTTTACGATCCGGCCGAACTGCTCGGCATCGTGCCGCAGGACGTCCGCGCGCCCTATGACGTCCACGAGGTGATCGCCCGGCTGGTCGACGGGTCGGAGTTTCACGAGTTCAAGCCGCTCTACGGCACCACGCTCGTCTGCGGCTTCGCCCATATCTGGGGCCAGCCGGTCGCGGTCCTCGCCAATAATGGCGTGCTCTTCTCCGAGAGCGCGCTGAAGGGTGCGCATTTCATCGAGCTCGCCTGCCAGCGCAAGGTGCCGTTGCTGTTCCTGCAGAACATCTCGGGCTTCATGGTCGGCGGCAAATATGAAGGCGAGGGCATCGCCAAGAACGGCGCCAAGCTGGTGACCGCCGTCGCGACGGCGAGCGTACCCAAGATCACCATCCTGATCGGGGGCAGCTTCGGCGCGGGCAATTACGGCATGTGCGGTCGTGCCTATCAGCCGCGCTTCCTGTTCAGCTGGCCCAACAGCCGGATCAGCGTGATGGGCGGCGAGCAGGCCGCCGCGGTGCTGGCGACCGTCCACCGCGACGCCGAACGCTGGACGCCCGAAGAGGCCGAGGCCTTCAAGGCGCCGATCCGCCAGAAATATGAGGACGAGGGCAATCCCTATTACGCGACGGCGCGGATGTGGGACGACGGCATCATCGACCCGACCCAGACCCGCGACGTCCTGGGCCTCGCCCTAGCCGCCACGCTGAACGCCCCGATCCCCGATCGCGCGCAGTTCGGCATCTTCCGGATGTGA
- a CDS encoding endonuclease domain-containing protein gives MLRGPKRTVERARKLRRALSLPEVLLWRALRDRPGGWKFRRQHPAGSYVLDFYCSGARLAIEVDGIAHDMGDRPERDTVRDAWLADKGVLALRIPAADVLRDVGAAVEQIVGVCEARSPLHRPADGPPPRTGED, from the coding sequence GTGCTGAGGGGCCCGAAACGCACGGTCGAACGCGCTCGCAAGCTGCGCCGGGCGCTCAGCCTTCCCGAGGTCCTGTTGTGGAGAGCGCTGCGTGATCGTCCCGGCGGCTGGAAGTTTCGGCGACAGCATCCGGCCGGTTCCTATGTGCTCGATTTCTACTGTTCCGGTGCGCGGCTGGCGATCGAAGTCGACGGCATCGCCCACGACATGGGTGACCGGCCTGAGCGGGATACTGTTCGAGATGCGTGGCTTGCAGACAAAGGCGTTTTGGCGTTGCGGATTCCGGCGGCTGACGTGCTTCGGGACGTTGGCGCGGCGGTCGAACAGATCGTCGGTGTCTGCGAGGCGCGCAGCCCCCTCCACCGTCCTGCGGACGGTCCCCCTCCCCGTACCGGGGAGGATTGA
- a CDS encoding acetyl/propionyl/methylcrotonyl-CoA carboxylase subunit alpha, producing the protein MIRSLLIANRGEIARRIIRTARKMGVRTIAVHSDVDAGMPFVREADEAVCIGPAAARESYLVQAKILDAARATGAEAIHPGYGFLSENAEFAEAVEAAGLIWVGAPPHSIRAMGLKDAAKALMIEAGVPVTPGYLGEDQDPARLKAEADRIGYPVLIKAVAGGGGKGMRKVDAAEQFVDALQSCQREAASSFGDDRVLIEKYILGPRHIEVQVFGDRHGNVVHLFERDCSLQRRHQKVIEEAPAPGMDEATRAAVCEAAVKAAKAVDYVGAGTIEFIADASEGLRADRIWFMEMNTRLQVEHPVTEAITGQDLVEWQLSVASGEPLPKRQDQLAISGWAMEARLYAENPSNGFLPSIGPLTRLRLPRGIRVDSGVEEGGEVSPHYDPMIAKLIVSAPSRPAAAEKLARAAAKVEVWPVRTNAAFLARAAAHPAFMAGHIDTGFIERHAADLVPAAEPTGSVVAVAARALLPEASGPWSSLTGFRANAPADRRVAVEIGGQVHLATLDRGETAGRNRRVGHEHILFVDGEAWPFGPPRADQAGGGAGLSDGSLVAPMPGKVISVEVTEGQSVTKGQKLLVLEAMKMEQAMLAPFDGIVYDLKASVGAQVTEGTVLVRVEQAAS; encoded by the coding sequence ATGATCCGATCGCTCCTTATCGCCAATCGGGGCGAGATTGCCCGTCGCATCATCCGGACCGCGCGGAAAATGGGGGTCCGGACGATAGCGGTCCATTCCGACGTCGACGCCGGCATGCCGTTCGTCCGCGAGGCGGATGAGGCGGTCTGCATCGGGCCAGCTGCAGCGCGCGAATCCTATCTCGTCCAGGCGAAGATCCTAGACGCGGCGCGGGCCACGGGCGCGGAGGCGATCCATCCGGGCTATGGCTTCCTGTCGGAAAATGCCGAGTTCGCCGAGGCGGTCGAGGCGGCCGGCCTGATCTGGGTCGGCGCGCCGCCACACTCGATCCGCGCCATGGGCCTGAAGGATGCCGCCAAGGCGCTAATGATCGAGGCCGGGGTCCCGGTGACGCCCGGCTATCTGGGCGAGGACCAGGATCCGGCGCGGTTGAAAGCAGAAGCCGACCGGATCGGCTATCCGGTGCTGATCAAGGCGGTCGCGGGCGGCGGCGGCAAGGGCATGCGCAAGGTCGATGCAGCCGAGCAGTTCGTCGATGCGCTGCAATCGTGTCAGCGCGAGGCGGCCTCCTCCTTCGGCGACGACCGCGTCCTGATCGAGAAATATATCCTCGGCCCCCGTCATATCGAGGTGCAGGTCTTCGGCGACCGCCACGGCAATGTCGTCCACCTGTTCGAGCGCGACTGTTCGCTACAGCGTCGCCATCAGAAGGTGATCGAGGAGGCCCCTGCCCCCGGCATGGACGAGGCCACGCGCGCAGCCGTCTGCGAGGCGGCGGTCAAGGCGGCGAAGGCGGTCGACTATGTCGGCGCGGGCACGATCGAGTTCATCGCCGACGCCTCCGAAGGGCTGCGCGCCGACCGCATCTGGTTCATGGAGATGAACACCCGCCTGCAAGTCGAGCATCCGGTGACCGAGGCGATCACCGGGCAGGATCTGGTCGAATGGCAACTGAGCGTGGCCTCGGGCGAGCCCTTGCCCAAGCGGCAGGACCAGCTGGCGATCAGCGGCTGGGCGATGGAGGCGCGCCTCTACGCCGAAAATCCATCGAACGGGTTCCTGCCGTCGATCGGCCCGCTGACTCGACTGCGCCTGCCCCGTGGCATTCGCGTCGACAGCGGCGTCGAGGAGGGTGGCGAGGTGTCGCCCCATTACGACCCGATGATCGCCAAGCTGATCGTCTCTGCCCCCAGCCGTCCAGCAGCGGCGGAAAAGCTTGCCCGCGCAGCCGCCAAGGTCGAGGTCTGGCCGGTCCGCACCAATGCCGCCTTCCTTGCGCGCGCGGCGGCGCATCCCGCGTTCATGGCCGGGCATATCGACACGGGCTTCATCGAACGCCATGCGGCGGATCTTGTCCCGGCTGCCGAGCCTACCGGGTCCGTCGTGGCCGTTGCAGCCCGCGCGCTGCTGCCCGAGGCGTCGGGACCGTGGAGCAGCCTGACCGGTTTCCGCGCGAACGCTCCGGCCGACCGGCGCGTAGCGGTCGAAATTGGCGGTCAGGTCCATCTTGCGACGCTCGACCGGGGCGAGACCGCCGGGCGCAACCGGCGCGTCGGCCATGAGCATATCCTGTTCGTCGACGGCGAAGCCTGGCCCTTCGGACCGCCCCGCGCGGATCAGGCCGGCGGCGGCGCGGGCCTGTCGGACGGCTCGCTGGTCGCGCCCATGCCGGGCAAGGTCATCTCGGTCGAGGTGACCGAGGGCCAGAGCGTGACCAAGGGGCAGAAGCTGCTCGTGCTCGAGGCAATGAAGATGGAGCAGGCAATGCTCGCGCCCTTCGATGGCATCGTCTACGACCTCAAGGCCAGCGTCGGCGCCCAGGTGACCGAAGGCACTGTGCTTGTACGGGTGGAGCAGGCTGCAAGCTGA
- a CDS encoding acyl-CoA dehydrogenase family protein: MADFDFALGEMADAIRDTTARFAADRIAPLAARIDAEDWFPKELWPEMGALGLHGITVEQEDGGLGLGYLEHVVAQEEVARASASIGLSYGAHSNLCVNQIRRWGNAEQKQRYLPKLISGEHVGSLAMSEAGAGSDVVSMKLRAEKKGDRYILNGTKFWITNATYADTLVVYAKTGDGSRGITTFLIEKDFAGFSIGQKIDKVGMRGSPTAELVFQDCEVPEENVMGPVGGGVGVLMSGLDYERTVLAGIQLGIMQACLDTVLPYLRERKQFGQPIGAFQLMQAKVADMYVALNSARAYVYAVARNCDAGRTTRFDAAGAILLASENAVRVANEAVQALGGAGYTKDWPVERYMRDAKLLDIGAGTNEIRRMLIGREVIGA, translated from the coding sequence ATGGCAGATTTCGACTTCGCGCTCGGCGAGATGGCCGACGCCATCCGCGACACCACCGCCCGCTTCGCGGCAGACCGCATCGCCCCCCTCGCCGCCCGCATCGACGCCGAAGACTGGTTCCCGAAGGAGCTGTGGCCCGAAATGGGCGCGCTAGGGCTGCACGGCATCACCGTCGAGCAGGAGGATGGCGGCCTCGGCCTCGGCTACCTCGAGCATGTCGTCGCGCAGGAGGAGGTCGCCCGGGCCTCGGCCTCGATCGGGCTCAGCTATGGCGCGCACTCCAATCTGTGCGTCAATCAGATCCGCCGCTGGGGCAACGCCGAGCAGAAGCAGCGCTATCTGCCCAAGCTGATCTCGGGCGAGCATGTCGGCAGCCTCGCCATGTCCGAGGCCGGCGCCGGTTCCGACGTCGTCTCGATGAAGCTGCGCGCCGAGAAGAAGGGCGACCGCTACATCCTCAACGGCACCAAATTCTGGATCACCAACGCGACCTATGCCGACACGCTGGTCGTCTATGCCAAGACCGGCGACGGATCGCGCGGGATCACGACCTTTCTGATCGAAAAGGACTTCGCCGGCTTCTCTATCGGGCAGAAGATCGACAAGGTCGGCATGCGCGGATCGCCGACTGCAGAACTCGTCTTCCAGGACTGCGAAGTGCCGGAAGAGAATGTCATGGGCCCGGTCGGTGGCGGCGTCGGCGTGCTGATGTCGGGGCTCGACTATGAGCGCACCGTTCTGGCGGGCATCCAGCTCGGCATCATGCAGGCCTGCCTCGACACGGTCCTGCCCTATCTGCGCGAGCGCAAGCAGTTCGGCCAGCCGATCGGCGCCTTCCAGCTGATGCAGGCCAAGGTCGCCGACATGTATGTCGCGCTCAACTCGGCGCGCGCCTATGTCTATGCCGTGGCGCGCAACTGCGACGCCGGGCGCACGACCCGCTTCGATGCGGCCGGCGCGATCCTGCTCGCCAGCGAGAATGCGGTGCGCGTCGCCAATGAGGCCGTCCAGGCGCTGGGCGGCGCGGGCTATACCAAGGACTGGCCGGTCGAACGCTATATGCGCGACGCCAAGCTGCTCGACATCGGCGCGGGCACCAACGAGATACGCCGCATGCTGATCGGCCGCGAGGTGATCGGGGCATGA
- a CDS encoding NUDIX domain-containing protein, producing the protein MKSLAWPFSAAREEKSVALRHRLLGALVRLRGRLLPPLTIGVRAVVVDPAGRIALVRHTYDARWYLPGGGVNPGEAIAAAVHREVREELGFDMLTPERVIGIFHHRSHGRDDHVVLFLVRAMGVVPERLRTADPFEIAEAAWFAPDDLPEALSPATQLRITDYLAGIDRFGDW; encoded by the coding sequence ATGAAGTCCTTGGCATGGCCCTTTTCGGCGGCCCGCGAGGAGAAAAGCGTGGCGCTCCGTCACCGACTGTTGGGCGCGCTCGTCAGGCTGCGGGGCAGACTTCTGCCACCCCTGACGATCGGCGTGCGCGCCGTGGTCGTCGATCCTGCCGGACGCATCGCACTGGTCCGCCACACCTATGACGCGCGCTGGTATCTTCCTGGCGGCGGGGTGAACCCAGGCGAGGCGATCGCCGCCGCCGTCCACCGCGAAGTGCGCGAGGAACTCGGGTTTGACATGCTCACGCCCGAACGGGTGATCGGCATCTTCCATCACCGCAGCCATGGCCGCGACGATCATGTCGTCCTGTTCCTCGTGCGCGCGATGGGCGTCGTCCCCGAGCGGCTTCGCACCGCCGATCCATTCGAGATTGCCGAAGCCGCGTGGTTCGCGCCGGACGACCTGCCCGAGGCGCTATCCCCGGCGACGCAACTTCGGATCACGGACTATCTGGCGGGGATCGACCGTTTCGGCGACTGGTAG